The following proteins are co-located in the Anomalospiza imberbis isolate Cuckoo-Finch-1a 21T00152 chromosome 1, ASM3175350v1, whole genome shotgun sequence genome:
- the OTULIN gene encoding ubiquitin thioesterase otulin isoform X1, with product MSGERRRPGPAPRPPLGPGPAAAAGARRGGAERCRAGRSAAESQDNLQGWMTEPTSLSAGAEEKKESVPTQLMKHKNEVGVASEELGSASAPADQKEQTTSEIRQDCVYRSSGRPEKIQMIKSLVMDQDASRNCELYVPVSSNRSAVESSEESEEDMYRDEEEIEREKILLSETNSSEYKLSVSPEMDIMEYCRKEWRGNTPAAKRMRKGYEAVAQKFASIRRIRGDNYCAFRATLFQALSQATQLPRWLQSEDFTMLPENLLSKYDWIKQWQLRQKPGKRMGEIRDEIKEYLILLRKKWKNISEIKGPLEKQEACDKLFKNEEEEYSLYEALKFLMLNTAIELYNADKSGKRVPVFSWLLFARDTSSNPCQLMHNHLNHIGHSGGLEQVEMFLLAYALQYTIQVYRLYKYSTDEFITLYPNDPEEDWPVVTLITEDDRHYNIPVRMCQETML from the exons CCAGGATAATCTTCAAGGGTGGATGACAGAGCCAACCAGCCTTTCTGCAggtgcagaagagaaaaaagagagcgTTCCCACACAGCTGATGAAGCATAAAAACGAAGTTGGTGTTGCTTCTGAGGAACTTGGCTCAGCAAGTGCACCTGCAGACCAGAAAGAGCAAACTACATCAGAAATAAGACAAGACTGTGTATACAGAAGTAGTGGGAGACCTGAGAAGATACAAATGATTAAATCTCTTGTGATGGATCAGGATGCATCCAGAAACTGTGAGCTATATGTACCTGTATCTAGTAATCGTTCAGCAGTGGAGTCATCTGAGGAGAG TGAGGAGGACATGTATCGTGatgaagaagaaatagagagagagaaaatattacttAGTGAAACAAACTCATCAG AATATAAATTAAGTGTTTCACCTGAAATGGACATCATGGAGTATTGCAGGAAGGAATGGAGAGGAAATACACCAGCAGCAAAAAGGATGAGAAAG GGATATGAAGCAGTTGCCCAGAAGTTTGCATCTATAAGGAGAATACGAGGTGATAACTATTGTGCTTTCAGAGCAACTCTTTTCCAGGCATTAAGCCAAGCTACCCAGTTACCAAGGTGGCTGCAGAGTGAGGATTTTACTATG CTTCCTGAAAACTTGCTGAGCAAGTATGACTGGATCAAGCAGTGGCAGCTCAGACAGAAACCTGGCAAGAGGATGGGAGAAATAAGGGATGAAATAAAAGAGTATTTAATACTTCTAAGAAAAAAG tggaAGAATATAAGTGAAATAAAGGGTCCTCTTGAGAAACAAGAAGCTTGTGataaattgtttaaaaatgaaGAGGAGGAGTATAGTCTTTATGAAGCGCTGAAATTTTTGATGCTTAACACTGCCATTGAATTATACAATGCCGATAAAAGTGGAAAGAGAGTGCCTGTCTTCTCCTGGCTCCTGTTTGCACGGGATACATCCAGCAACCCTTGTCAGTTAATGCATAATCACTTGAATCATATTGGTCACAGTGGAGGCCTTGAACAA GTGGAAATGTTTCTTCTTGCTTATGCTCTGCAGTATACCATCCAAGTGTACCGACTCTATAAGTACAGCACTGATGAGTTCATCACACTTTACCCCAATGACCCAGAGGAGGACTGGCCTGTGGTGACTCTCATAACTGAAGATGACAGACATTATAATATTCCAGTCAGAATGTGCCAAGAGACGATGCTCTGA
- the OTULIN gene encoding ubiquitin thioesterase otulin isoform X2 yields the protein MLRQLGMFTLEKRIWSEFWPFDLKGAYKENGRGTFYKGSQDNLQGWMTEPTSLSAGAEEKKESVPTQLMKHKNEVGVASEELGSASAPADQKEQTTSEIRQDCVYRSSGRPEKIQMIKSLVMDQDASRNCELYVPVSSNRSAVESSEESEEDMYRDEEEIEREKILLSETNSSEYKLSVSPEMDIMEYCRKEWRGNTPAAKRMRKGYEAVAQKFASIRRIRGDNYCAFRATLFQALSQATQLPRWLQSEDFTMLPENLLSKYDWIKQWQLRQKPGKRMGEIRDEIKEYLILLRKKWKNISEIKGPLEKQEACDKLFKNEEEEYSLYEALKFLMLNTAIELYNADKSGKRVPVFSWLLFARDTSSNPCQLMHNHLNHIGHSGGLEQVEMFLLAYALQYTIQVYRLYKYSTDEFITLYPNDPEEDWPVVTLITEDDRHYNIPVRMCQETML from the exons CCAGGATAATCTTCAAGGGTGGATGACAGAGCCAACCAGCCTTTCTGCAggtgcagaagagaaaaaagagagcgTTCCCACACAGCTGATGAAGCATAAAAACGAAGTTGGTGTTGCTTCTGAGGAACTTGGCTCAGCAAGTGCACCTGCAGACCAGAAAGAGCAAACTACATCAGAAATAAGACAAGACTGTGTATACAGAAGTAGTGGGAGACCTGAGAAGATACAAATGATTAAATCTCTTGTGATGGATCAGGATGCATCCAGAAACTGTGAGCTATATGTACCTGTATCTAGTAATCGTTCAGCAGTGGAGTCATCTGAGGAGAG TGAGGAGGACATGTATCGTGatgaagaagaaatagagagagagaaaatattacttAGTGAAACAAACTCATCAG AATATAAATTAAGTGTTTCACCTGAAATGGACATCATGGAGTATTGCAGGAAGGAATGGAGAGGAAATACACCAGCAGCAAAAAGGATGAGAAAG GGATATGAAGCAGTTGCCCAGAAGTTTGCATCTATAAGGAGAATACGAGGTGATAACTATTGTGCTTTCAGAGCAACTCTTTTCCAGGCATTAAGCCAAGCTACCCAGTTACCAAGGTGGCTGCAGAGTGAGGATTTTACTATG CTTCCTGAAAACTTGCTGAGCAAGTATGACTGGATCAAGCAGTGGCAGCTCAGACAGAAACCTGGCAAGAGGATGGGAGAAATAAGGGATGAAATAAAAGAGTATTTAATACTTCTAAGAAAAAAG tggaAGAATATAAGTGAAATAAAGGGTCCTCTTGAGAAACAAGAAGCTTGTGataaattgtttaaaaatgaaGAGGAGGAGTATAGTCTTTATGAAGCGCTGAAATTTTTGATGCTTAACACTGCCATTGAATTATACAATGCCGATAAAAGTGGAAAGAGAGTGCCTGTCTTCTCCTGGCTCCTGTTTGCACGGGATACATCCAGCAACCCTTGTCAGTTAATGCATAATCACTTGAATCATATTGGTCACAGTGGAGGCCTTGAACAA GTGGAAATGTTTCTTCTTGCTTATGCTCTGCAGTATACCATCCAAGTGTACCGACTCTATAAGTACAGCACTGATGAGTTCATCACACTTTACCCCAATGACCCAGAGGAGGACTGGCCTGTGGTGACTCTCATAACTGAAGATGACAGACATTATAATATTCCAGTCAGAATGTGCCAAGAGACGATGCTCTGA
- the OTULIN gene encoding ubiquitin thioesterase otulin isoform X4, which produces MTEPTSLSAGAEEKKESVPTQLMKHKNEVGVASEELGSASAPADQKEQTTSEIRQDCVYRSSGRPEKIQMIKSLVMDQDASRNCELYVPVSSNRSAVESSEESEEDMYRDEEEIEREKILLSETNSSEYKLSVSPEMDIMEYCRKEWRGNTPAAKRMRKGYEAVAQKFASIRRIRGDNYCAFRATLFQALSQATQLPRWLQSEDFTMLPENLLSKYDWIKQWQLRQKPGKRMGEIRDEIKEYLILLRKKWKNISEIKGPLEKQEACDKLFKNEEEEYSLYEALKFLMLNTAIELYNADKSGKRVPVFSWLLFARDTSSNPCQLMHNHLNHIGHSGGLEQVEMFLLAYALQYTIQVYRLYKYSTDEFITLYPNDPEEDWPVVTLITEDDRHYNIPVRMCQETML; this is translated from the exons ATGACAGAGCCAACCAGCCTTTCTGCAggtgcagaagagaaaaaagagagcgTTCCCACACAGCTGATGAAGCATAAAAACGAAGTTGGTGTTGCTTCTGAGGAACTTGGCTCAGCAAGTGCACCTGCAGACCAGAAAGAGCAAACTACATCAGAAATAAGACAAGACTGTGTATACAGAAGTAGTGGGAGACCTGAGAAGATACAAATGATTAAATCTCTTGTGATGGATCAGGATGCATCCAGAAACTGTGAGCTATATGTACCTGTATCTAGTAATCGTTCAGCAGTGGAGTCATCTGAGGAGAG TGAGGAGGACATGTATCGTGatgaagaagaaatagagagagagaaaatattacttAGTGAAACAAACTCATCAG AATATAAATTAAGTGTTTCACCTGAAATGGACATCATGGAGTATTGCAGGAAGGAATGGAGAGGAAATACACCAGCAGCAAAAAGGATGAGAAAG GGATATGAAGCAGTTGCCCAGAAGTTTGCATCTATAAGGAGAATACGAGGTGATAACTATTGTGCTTTCAGAGCAACTCTTTTCCAGGCATTAAGCCAAGCTACCCAGTTACCAAGGTGGCTGCAGAGTGAGGATTTTACTATG CTTCCTGAAAACTTGCTGAGCAAGTATGACTGGATCAAGCAGTGGCAGCTCAGACAGAAACCTGGCAAGAGGATGGGAGAAATAAGGGATGAAATAAAAGAGTATTTAATACTTCTAAGAAAAAAG tggaAGAATATAAGTGAAATAAAGGGTCCTCTTGAGAAACAAGAAGCTTGTGataaattgtttaaaaatgaaGAGGAGGAGTATAGTCTTTATGAAGCGCTGAAATTTTTGATGCTTAACACTGCCATTGAATTATACAATGCCGATAAAAGTGGAAAGAGAGTGCCTGTCTTCTCCTGGCTCCTGTTTGCACGGGATACATCCAGCAACCCTTGTCAGTTAATGCATAATCACTTGAATCATATTGGTCACAGTGGAGGCCTTGAACAA GTGGAAATGTTTCTTCTTGCTTATGCTCTGCAGTATACCATCCAAGTGTACCGACTCTATAAGTACAGCACTGATGAGTTCATCACACTTTACCCCAATGACCCAGAGGAGGACTGGCCTGTGGTGACTCTCATAACTGAAGATGACAGACATTATAATATTCCAGTCAGAATGTGCCAAGAGACGATGCTCTGA